A part of Cannabis sativa cultivar Pink pepper isolate KNU-18-1 chromosome 6, ASM2916894v1, whole genome shotgun sequence genomic DNA contains:
- the LOC115695919 gene encoding (R)-mandelonitrile lyase 1: MESSSLSILTLLIFLTCFDHAKLLVSGADYDFSYMKSVYNATDMPLEEEYDYIVVGGGTAGCPLAATLSEKYSVLVLERGNVPKAHPNTLVASGFLTNLVEADDDGDTPAQRFTSEEGVESVRGRVLGGTSMVNAAFFSEADNDFLAKSGVEWDMDEVEKAYEWVKSKIVSYSNLSTWQSAVKEALLEAGVGPDNGVTTKHKVGTKQSGSTFDNMGRRHGAVELLNKGNLKNMKIAIHAYVKKIIFSTKSSNPSAIGVIYTDSKGKYHKALIRNKGEVILSAGALGSPQLLLLSGIGPKSYLSSQHIPIVHSQSNVGKFMADNPRNNINLIIPFPFEGSGAQVVGITNDYFIETVSYSLPFAPTTLPFSFYPNPLTPPQFSLASIVEKIVGPLSTGSLTLASTKDVKITPHVRFNYFSNPIDLARCVSAMRKVGEMLETKSLDRFKYKDLNGARDFMYLGPPLPANQSDNSGMEDYCRSSVTTFWHYHGGCLVGKVVDGDFKVIGTNSLRVVDGSTFVISPGTNPQATLMMIGRYLGLKMLKERTN; the protein is encoded by the exons ATGGAATCTTCTTCTCTATCTATTCTTACTTTGTTAATATTTCTAACTTGTTTTGATCATGCAAAACTGTTAGTTTCCGGGGCTGATTATG ATTTTAGTTACATGAAATCGGTTTACAACGCAACTGATATGCCCTTAGAGGAAGAATATGATTACATTGTGGTTGGAGGTGGCACCGCGGGATGTCCTTTGGCCGCAACTCTATCAGAAAAGTACTCAGTTCTTGTCCTCGAAAGAGGAAACGTCCCTAAAGCTCACCCCAACACGTTGGTTGCATCCGGATTTCTAACTAATCTCGTCGAAGCAGACGATGATGGGGATACCCCGGCGCAAAGGTTCACTTCAGAGGAAGGAGTTGAGAGCGTAAGAGGTAGGGTTTTGGGAGGGACAAGTATGGTAAACGCGGCTTTCTTTTCTGAAGCTGACAATGATTTTTTGGCTAAGTCTGGAGTGGAATGGGACATGGATGAGGTTGAGAAGGCCTATGAGTGGGTGAAGAGCAAGATAGTTTCGTATTCGAATTTGTCAACATGGCAATCTGCGGTTAAGGAGGCTTTGTTGGAAGCTGGTGTTGGTCCAGATAATGGAGTCACTACAAAACATAAGGTTGGAACTAAACAATCTGGTTCTACTTTTGATAATATGGGGAGAAGACATGGAGCTGTTGAGTTGCTTAATAAGGGAAATctcaaaaacatgaaaattgcAATTCATGCTTACGTGAAGAAAATCATATTCTCCACTAAATCCTCAA ATCCCAGTGCTATTGGAGTTATTTACACCGATTCAAAAGGAAAATACCACAAAGCATTAATACGTAACAAAGGAGAAGTAATACTAAGCGCAGGTGCACTTGGAAGTCCTCAACTTTTGCTACTAAGTGGAATTGGTCCAAAATCATACCTCTCATCACAACATATTCCCATAGTTCATTCCCAATCAAATGTTGGAAAATTCATGGCTGATAATCCACGTAACAACATTAATCTCATAATCCCATTCCCATTTGAAGGATCAGGAGCACAAGTTGTTGGAATCACTAATGATTATTTCATAGAAACTGTATCATATAGCTTACCATTTGCTCCAACTACATTACCTTTTAGCTTTTACCCCAATCCATTAACTCCACCACAATTTAGTTTAGCATCCATAGTTGAAAAAATCGTGGGACCTTTATCAACCGGTTCACTTACCTTGGCTTCCACCAAAGATGTTAAAATCACCCCACATGTTCGGTTCAACTACTTCTCTAACCCGATCGATCTTGCTCGTTGCGTTAGCGCGATGAGAAAAGTCGGTGAGATGTTGGAAACCAAATCCTTAGATCGATTTAAGTACAAGGATTTGAATGGGGCTAGGGATTTCATGTATTTGGGTCCTCCTTTGCCTGCCAACCAGTCAGATAATTCGGGTATGGAAGATTATTGTCGAAGCTCTGTTACGACATTTTGGCATTATCATGGGGGATGTCTGGTTGGGAAGGTTGTGGATGGAGATTTTAAAGTTATTGGAACTAATTCACTTCGAGTTGTTGATGGATCAACTTTTGTTATCTCTCCTGGGACTAATCCTCAAGCCACTTTAATGATGATTGGCCg TTATCTTGGGCTAAAGATGCTAAAGGAGAGGACCAACTAA